In the genome of Raphanus sativus cultivar WK10039 chromosome 4, ASM80110v3, whole genome shotgun sequence, one region contains:
- the LOC130511968 gene encoding uncharacterized protein LOC130511968, producing the protein MKSHDCHVFMQRLLPFAFAELLPTNVHEALAGIGAFFRDLSTRTLKVEVVEQLQENIPILLCNLEKIFPPGFFDVMEHLAVHLPYEALLRGPVHYGWMYQYERAMKYLKGKAKNLAKVEGSIIAGSLTEETSHFTSYYFASKVRTRKRAPRRYDDGGVAPTYAVAGVPDIFSQIGRLGGKSKEVWWSSEEDAHSAHTYILLNCEDPLIRYFESLFVSQVEETFPGISTTDVDKRKDQHFIKWLKSQVDFDDDADYPKWLHEVIQSPHVKVTTSQMYFTRGYTFHTYEYGRQRATSNYGICVKGETDFYGILTEIIEVEFPGILKLKCVLFKCEWFDPVVNRGVRFNKFGVVDVNGGRRYNKFEPFILASQADQVSYLPYPRMRESGINWLSVIKVTPRGRIISGEEPPLQEEQINEVEEPEQQIDDILLIDPHNHEYEDLTDDGTDEAVEDEFNENDDVSSDDENVSD; encoded by the exons atgaagagtcatgactgtcatgtctttatgcaacgactacttccctttgcttttgcggagctacttcctacaaacgtacatgaagcacttgcag gcattggagcatttttcagggatctgagcacccgcacccttaaagtagaagtcgtggaacagcttcaagagaacattcccatcttattgtgcaacttggagaagatatttcctcctgggttttttgacgtaatggagcatctagctgtccaccttccatatgaggcattgcttcgtggacctgtacattacggatggatgtatcagtatgagcgagccatgaaatatttgaagggaaaagcaaagaaccttgcaaaggttgaaggttctataattgctggaagtttgacggaagaaacttctcacttcacatcgtactactttgcgtcaaaagtacgtactcggaaaagagctccaaggagatatgatgatggtggtgtcgcgccaacatacgcagttgctggtgttccagacatctttagccagattgggcgactgggtggaaaatcaaaagaggtttggtggtcgagtgaagaagacgctcatagtgcacacacctatattctacttaattgtgaggatccattgattcgttattttgaaag cctatttgtttcacaagtcgaagaaacattccctggtatatccacaactgacgtagacaaaaggaaagatcaacactttataaaatggttgaagagtcag gttgattttgacgacgatgcagattatcctaagtggttacatgaagtaattcaatctccacatgtaaaggtcaccacttcacagatgtatttcacacgaggctatacttttcacacatatgagtatggtagacagcgggcaaccagtaactatggaatatgtgtgaaaggggaaaccgatttctacggtatcttgacagagattatcgaagtggaatttccagggatattgaagctgaaatgcgtcctcttcaaatgtgagtggttcgaccccgtcgtcaacagaggtgttcggtttaacaaattcggtgtagttgatgtcaatggtggaagaag gtacaacaaattcgagcctttcatcttagcttcacaagcagatcaagttagctaccttccataccctcggatgagagaatcgggaataaattggttatccgtgatcaaagttacacctcgaggacgaatcataagtggagaagaaccaccattgcaagaagaacagataaatgaagtcgaggaacctgaacaacaaattgatgacattcttctcattgatccgcataatcatgagtatgaagatcttaccgacgatggcacagatgaagctgttgaagacgagtttaatgaaaatgatgatgtttctagtgatgacgaaaatgtatctgattga
- the LOC130511969 gene encoding uncharacterized protein LOC130511969 isoform X1 — MVRQRMLTAHYREIFGEPGSQLDPPGSSSGAGGSGSSDQESVPETQHFFPPIPPPMAQPQPMAQPMAQPMAQPMAPPVPPPMAPPEIPAAVHPDLMVPPTVPFSQYTVEDILGMPGRAGLPIIDPDRPDGTLWFGVDNSLATDVTETIKGYFSMAHPNWKLTPIYIRKTWFKIYAQKYHWSIGVSERVRKAFYEKAQVRLSDTVCNWKGAWIVKGYTRGKPAELTTDVWDGLIRYWKDPNSIRIANICAAARNTVDEHGNGPMLHSTGQKPHAGVRLKMAKELGRLPTLPELYERTHKNKAGQFLDGKSEQIYNNVIARVEERQTQLTQQSGDGLPVTLSTTEVDKIYEEVVPKKKGRTLGIGSVNDVPRATSSYAQRQTEEVTQLRSELGATKSRVSGLEAFIDVIASTNPEWEALLRNMKQQNPIPGESSGTHNEEDVTRRSEEFYEAMNEP, encoded by the exons atg gttcgccagcgcatgcttactgctcactacagggagatattcggtgagcctggtagtcagttagacccgccaggttcttcttcaggtgccggcggttcaggttcttcggatcaggagtctgttcccgagactcagcatttcttccctccgattcctcctccgatggctcagcctcagccgatggctcagccgatggctcagccgatggctcagccgatggctcctccggtgcctcctccgatggctcctcctgagatccccgccgctgttcatcccgatctcatggtgccacctactgttcccttctcgcagtacactgtcgaggatattcttggtatgccaggcagagctggtttaccaatcatagaccccgacagacccgacgggactttatg gtttggggttgacaattcccttgcgacagatgtaaccgagacgattaaaggttacttctccatggcgcatccaaactggaaattgacgccgatctacatccgaaagacgtggttcaagatttacgct caaaagtatcattggtccatcggggtcagtgagagagtgaggaaggcgttttacgaaaaggcgcaagttcgcttgtcggacacggtttgcaactggaagggtgcctggatcgtcaaggggtacacccgtggcaaacccgctgagcttaccacggatgtttgggacggcctcatccgttactggaaggatcctaactccattaggatcgcaaacatttgtgctgccgcccgtaacacggtagacgagcacggtaacggcccgatgctacactctacgggccaaaaaccacatgccggtgtccgtttgaaaatg gccaaagagttgggacgtctcccgactcttccggaactttacgagcggacccacaaaaacaaggcgggccagtttttagatggcaagtccgagcaaatctacaacaacgtaattgctcgggttgaggagcgccagactcagctgacccagcagtccggcgacggattaccagttaccttatccacaactgaagtggataagatttacgaggag gttgtccctaagaaaaagggacgtacgttggggatcggttccgtcaatgatgtcccgagagcgacatcatcttatgctcagagacagaccgaagaagtcactcagttgcgttccgagctgggcgcgaccaaaagccgtgtgagtggactcgaagccttcatcgacgttatagcgtccacaaatccggaatgggaagctttgttgaggaacatgaaacaacaaaatcccattccaggcgagtcatcgggcacacataacgaggaggatgttacgaggaggagcgaggaattctacgaggcgatgaacgagccttag
- the LOC130511969 gene encoding uncharacterized protein LOC130511969 isoform X2, producing MLTAHYREIFGEPGSQLDPPGSSSGAGGSGSSDQESVPETQHFFPPIPPPMAQPQPMAQPMAQPMAQPMAPPVPPPMAPPEIPAAVHPDLMVPPTVPFSQYTVEDILGMPGRAGLPIIDPDRPDGTLWFGVDNSLATDVTETIKGYFSMAHPNWKLTPIYIRKTWFKIYAQKYHWSIGVSERVRKAFYEKAQVRLSDTVCNWKGAWIVKGYTRGKPAELTTDVWDGLIRYWKDPNSIRIANICAAARNTVDEHGNGPMLHSTGQKPHAGVRLKMAKELGRLPTLPELYERTHKNKAGQFLDGKSEQIYNNVIARVEERQTQLTQQSGDGLPVTLSTTEVDKIYEEVVPKKKGRTLGIGSVNDVPRATSSYAQRQTEEVTQLRSELGATKSRVSGLEAFIDVIASTNPEWEALLRNMKQQNPIPGESSGTHNEEDVTRRSEEFYEAMNEP from the exons atgcttactgctcactacagggagatattcggtgagcctggtagtcagttagacccgccaggttcttcttcaggtgccggcggttcaggttcttcggatcaggagtctgttcccgagactcagcatttcttccctccgattcctcctccgatggctcagcctcagccgatggctcagccgatggctcagccgatggctcagccgatggctcctccggtgcctcctccgatggctcctcctgagatccccgccgctgttcatcccgatctcatggtgccacctactgttcccttctcgcagtacactgtcgaggatattcttggtatgccaggcagagctggtttaccaatcatagaccccgacagacccgacgggactttatg gtttggggttgacaattcccttgcgacagatgtaaccgagacgattaaaggttacttctccatggcgcatccaaactggaaattgacgccgatctacatccgaaagacgtggttcaagatttacgct caaaagtatcattggtccatcggggtcagtgagagagtgaggaaggcgttttacgaaaaggcgcaagttcgcttgtcggacacggtttgcaactggaagggtgcctggatcgtcaaggggtacacccgtggcaaacccgctgagcttaccacggatgtttgggacggcctcatccgttactggaaggatcctaactccattaggatcgcaaacatttgtgctgccgcccgtaacacggtagacgagcacggtaacggcccgatgctacactctacgggccaaaaaccacatgccggtgtccgtttgaaaatg gccaaagagttgggacgtctcccgactcttccggaactttacgagcggacccacaaaaacaaggcgggccagtttttagatggcaagtccgagcaaatctacaacaacgtaattgctcgggttgaggagcgccagactcagctgacccagcagtccggcgacggattaccagttaccttatccacaactgaagtggataagatttacgaggag gttgtccctaagaaaaagggacgtacgttggggatcggttccgtcaatgatgtcccgagagcgacatcatcttatgctcagagacagaccgaagaagtcactcagttgcgttccgagctgggcgcgaccaaaagccgtgtgagtggactcgaagccttcatcgacgttatagcgtccacaaatccggaatgggaagctttgttgaggaacatgaaacaacaaaatcccattccaggcgagtcatcgggcacacataacgaggaggatgttacgaggaggagcgaggaattctacgaggcgatgaacgagccttag
- the LOC130511877 gene encoding 65-kDa microtubule-associated protein 4-like: MIRSSTEQFSRIETTCGLLLRQLQEIWSEMGENEEEKDAALADIEKECLLVYKRKVEEASRCKANLLKEIALGRAEIAGIGSSMGGDEIHSNGRVGENLKEELENVSVQLEELRRKKAERMNRFKEVIDELLNLSFQLGDSTDHLKKFGGEESDLSLHKLEELRRQLAQLQDEKSKRLDEVERLLETLKLLCSVLGEDFKDLIRGIHPSLVDSNTRDVSRSTLDKLDMMIENLRMVKLQRMQKVQDLAVSLLELWNLLDTPAEEQKTFHNVTCSIALSESEITEANILSVASIKNVEDEVIRLSKLKITKIKEVILRKKLELEEISRKVHMAPQVLKSENFSIEAIESGVKDPEQLLEQIDSEIAKVKEEASSRKEILEKVEKWMTACEEESWLEEYNRDDNRYNAGRGAHLTLKRAEKARILVNKLPGMVEVLTAKVNAWEDERGHAFLYDGVRVLSMLEQHKTLWEEKEFEKQRQRDMKKLHGQLITEQEALYGSKPSPGKSGKKPLRTALPSSAMNRKLSLGGAMLQSSKPTLNTKKTTYYDQNAPSRRESTIPNPSGRRNSELPGRLRAKNVPSSGKAVMNKGRSPMLRKPLSPVTSNILNSPEDHKDAYTTKSSPKTNEDNRRTAVPISAPTTPAASVAMSEATTPFTPASTAVKKRLDKEEGVEYSFEEVRAGFC, from the exons ATGATCCGAAGTTCGACGGAGCAGTTTTCGCGAATCGAGACTACGTGTGGACTGTTGCTTCGCCAATTGcag GAGATATGGAGCGAAATGGGAGAGAACGAGGAAGAAAAGGACGCTGCTTTGGCTGATATTGAGAAAGAGTGTCTCTTGGTTTACAAGAGGAAAGTTGAGGAGGCTAGTAGGTGTAAAGCGAATCTTCTCAAAGAGATCGCTTTGGGGAGAGCGGAGATTGCAGGGATTGGATCTTCTATGGGTGGAGATGAGATTCAT agtAATGGTAGGGTTGGTGAGAATTTGAAGGAGGAGCTTGAGAACGTTAGTGTGCAGTTAGAGGAGCTGAGAAGGAAGAAAGCTGAGAGAATGAATCGGTTTAAGGAAGTTATTGATGAGTTGCTGAACTTGTCGTTTCAACTTGGAGATTCTACGGATCATTTGAAGAAGTTTGGTGGAGAAGAGAGTGATCTTTCGCTTCATAAGTTGGAGGAATTGCGTAGGCAATTGGCTCAACTTCAGGATGAAAAG AGTAAAAGATTGGACGAGGTAGAGCGTTTGCTGGAAACGCTGAAGTTGTTGTGCTCAGTGCTTGGTGAAGACTTTAAGGACTTGATTAGAGGGATACATCCATCTCTTGTTGATTCCAATACGAGAGATGTGAGCAGAAGTACACTTGATAAGTTGGATATGATGATTGAGAATTTACGAATGGTCAAGTTACAGCGAATGCAGAAG GTTCAAGATCTTGCAGTCTCCCTGTTGGAGCTCTGGAATCTTCTTGACACACCTGCGGAAGAGCAAAAGACATTTCACAATGTCACCTGCAGCATTGCTTTGTCCGAGTCTGAAATTACCGAGGCCAATATTCTCTCTGTTGCTTCCATAAAAAAC GTTGAGGATGAAGTCATTAGGCTCAGCAAGCTCAAGATAACTAAGATCAAAGAGGTGATCCTTAGAAAGAAACTCGAGCTAGAGGAAATATCAAGGAAGGTGCACATGGCACCCCAAGTTCTTAAATCAGAGAACTTTTCAATTGAAGCTATAGAATCTG GTGTCAAGGATCCTGAACAGTTGTTAGAGCAAATCGACTCCGAGATTGCAAAAGTCAAAGAGGAAGCTTCAAGCAGGAAAGAGATTCTAGAAAAAGTGGAGAAGTGGATGACAGCATGTGAAGAAGAGTCATGGCTCGAAGAATACAATCGG GATGATAATAGGTACAATGCGGGAAGAGGAGCTCATCTTACATTAAAACGTGCGGAAAAAGCACGTATACTTGTCAATAAACTTCCTG GGATGGTGGAGGTTTTGACAGCCAAAGTTAACGCTTGGGAAGATGAAAGAGGACATGCATTCTTATACGATGGT GTCCGAGTTTTATCCATGCTTGAGCAGCACAAGACTCTATGGGAAGAGAAAGAGTTTGAAAAACAGAGACAAAGA GATATGAAGAAACTCCATGGACAACTCATCACGGAACAAGAAGCACTTTACGGGTCAAAGCCAAGCCCAGGTAAAAGCGGAAAGAAACCATTGAGAACTGCCTTACCTTCTTCTGCCATGAACCGAAAGCTCTCCCTTGGGGGTGCCATGCTTCAAAGTTCCAAGCCAACACTCAATACCAAAAAGACTACTTACTATGACCAGAACGCTCCTAGTAGAAGAGAGTCTACTATCCCAAATCCTTCAG GGAGGAGAAACTCAGAGCTTCCTGGTCGTCTCAGAGCAAAGAACGTTCCGTCTTCAGGAAAAGCTGTGATGAACAAAGGGAGATCTCCAATGCTTAGGAAGCCTCTCTCACCTGTTACTTCCAATATCTTGAACTCCCCAGAAGATCACAAGGATGCTTACACAACAAAGTCATCTCCCAAAACCAACGAAGATAACAGAAGAACGGCTGTTCCAATCTCTGCACCTACAACCCCAGCGGCTTCAGTCGCTATGTCGGAAGCAACAACGCCGTTTACTCCTGCCTCCACGGCTGTGAAGAAGAGACTGGACAAAGAAGAAGGTGTTGAGTACTCCTTTGAAGAGGTTAGAGCCGGTTTTTGCTAA
- the LOC108851270 gene encoding actin-related protein 7-like — protein MTGFEGRFQKETNLCSSAIRPMLVKPPEYMPESLGLYSAWAKVVFPQNQHVTKADYDETGPSVVHRKCF, from the exons ATGACAG GATTCGAAGGCAGGTTTCAGAAAGAGACAAACTTGTGCTCATCAGCCATTAGGCCAATGCTGGTGAAACCGCCGGAATATATGCCTGAGAGTTTGGGGTTATATTCGGCATGGGCCAAGGTGGTGTTTCCACAGAATCAGCATGTTACTAAAGCTGACTACGACGAGACTGGACCATCCGTGGTTCATCGTAAATGTTTCTGA
- the LOC108852470 gene encoding proteasome subunit beta type-1: MTKQHANWSPYDNNGGTCVAIAGSDYCVIAADTRMSTGYSILTRDYSKIHKLADKAVLSSSGFQADVKALQKVLTSRHLVYQHQHNKQMSCPAMAQLLSNTLYFKRFFPYYAFNVLGGLDENGKGCVFTYDAVGSYEKVGYSAQGSGSTLIMPFLDNQLKSPSPLLLPAQDAITPLSEPEAVDLVKTVFASATERDIYTGDKLEIMILKADGIKTEVMDLRKD, translated from the exons ATGACGAAGCAGCACGCGAACTGGTCTCCTTACGATAACAATGGAGG AACATGTGTGGCCATCGCTGGATCGGATTACTGCGTGATCGCCGCAGATACTCGAATGTCTACCGGTTACAGCATTCTCACTCGCGATTACTCCAAAATCCATAAACT agCAGACAAAGCTGTGCTCTCTTCCTCTGGGTTCCAAGCTGATGTGAAAGCACTTCAGAAAGTACTTACATCAAGGCACTTG gTTTATCAGCATCAGCATAACAAGCAGATGAGCTGTCCTGCTATGGCTCAGCTTCTCTCCAACACGCTTTACTTCAAGCGCTTTTTCCCTTACTACGCCTTTAATGTTCTCGGAGGGCTCGACGAGAATGGTAAAGGGTGTGTGTTCACCTATGACGCTGTTGGTTCGTATGAGAAGGTTGGATACAGTGCTCAAGGTTCTGGTTCGACTCTTATTATGCCGTTTCTTGATAATCAGCTCAAGAGTCCCAGCCCTCTTCTCCTTCCTGCACAG GATGCTATCACGCCCCTTTCGGAACCTGAAGCCGTTGACTTGGTGAAGACTGTTTTCGCATCTGCCACTGAGAGGGATATCTACACT GGAGACAAGCTTGAGATCATGATTCTCAAGGCCGATGGCATCAAGACCGAAGTCATGGACTTAAGGAAAGACTAA